The nucleotide window CACGCCCAGCAGCGGCGCGAGCTCAAGCAACTCATCGATATCGCGTTTCGGCGCGTTCTCATCGTAGATGCTCGACGGCCCCCCGCTCAGAATGATCCCCAGAGGTTTCAGCGCCTTGATCTTTTCGAGCGGTTCGTCGAACGGCACGATCTCGCTGTAGAAGTTCAACTCGCGCAAACGGCGCGCGATCAGCTGGGTCAATTGCGACCCAAAATCCAAAATCAAAAACGGACGTTCCGCGGAAGTCTGAGTGCTCATTTTTAGTTTTCCATCCGGTAGTTGGGAGCTTCACGCAAAATGCTGACATCGTGGACGTGGGATTCGCGAAGACCTTGGCTTGAGATCTGAACGAAGCGCGCCCGCTCTTGCAGTTCGCTGACGTTCGTCGCCCCCACGTAACCCATCCCCGCGCGCAGCCCACCCACCAGCTGGTGAATGATCGCCGAAGCCGCGCCCTTATAAGGAACACGCCCCTCGATCCCCTCGGGGACGAGTTTGTCTTCTTCCGCCACGTCCATTTGTCCGTAGCGGTCCTTCGAGCCCTTTTTCATCGCGGCGAGCGAACCCATACCGCGGTAAAGTTTGTAGGTCCGGCCTTGGAACAGGATCGTCTCGCCGGGGGATTCTTCCGCGCCCGCGAGCAGATTGCCGATCATGACGGAGTTCGCGCCCAACGCCAAAGCTTTGGTCACGTCGCCCGAGAACTTGATTCCGCCGTCGCCGATGATGGTCTTGCCGTGCTTTTTGGCGATCTTCGAGCACTCCATGATCGCCGAGATCTGGGGCATCCCCACGCCCGCGACCACGCGGGTCGTGCAGATCGAGCCGGGACCGACGCCGACTTTCACGACGTCCGCGCCCGCTTTAAAGAGCGCCTCGGTGCCGTCGGCGGTGACGACGTTCCCCGCGACGATGATCGTATCCTTGAACGTCGAGTTCACGCGCTTCACCATCTCGAGCACGTTTTTGGAATGGCCATGGGCCGTGTCGATCACGATCACGTCCGCCCCCGCCTTCACGAGCGCGCCCACACGTTCAAAGCTGTCGCTCCCGACGCCGACTGCGGCGCCGACGAACAGACGCCCCTGCGAGTCCTTCGTCGCCTGCGGATAGTTCTGCGCTTTTTCGATATCTTTGATCGTGATGAGGCCCATCAAAAGGCCCTCTTTTCCGACCACGGGAAGTTTTTCGATGCGGTGTTGTTGCAGAAGCGTTTTCGCCTGCAGCAGCGTCGTGCCGACCGGCGCGGTCACGAGCTTTTCCTTGGTCATCAGATTCGAAATCGGCTGATTGACGTTGGTCTCGAAACGCAGATCGCGATTCGTCAGGATCCCGACAAGCTTACGATCCACCGTCACGGGAACGCCGCTGATCGAATATTTTTTCATCAGCTCGAGCGCCTCGCTCACGAGCGCATTCGGCGGCAGCGTGATCGGGTCGGTGATCATGCCGCTTTCGTATTTTTTCACTTTCTCGACTTCGAAAGCCTGCTCTTCGATGGTGAGATTCTTGTGGATGATCCCCAGACCACCCAGTTGCGCCATGATGCGGGCGATGCGGTTTTCGGTGACCGTATCCATCGCGGCCGAAAGAATCGGCACGCGCAGATTTTTACCGCGCGCGAAGTGCGATTCGGTCTGCACCTCGCTGGGAACGATTTCCGAATATTGAGGCAAAAGCAAGACGTCGTCGAACGTCAGCGCGTACTCGATCTTTCCACTCTCTAGAGCCATACCCACACCCTTCTTAAGATTCCGCCTGATACCAAGTTTGATAAAGTAAGTAATTGTCCGCC belongs to Pseudobdellovibrionaceae bacterium and includes:
- the guaB gene encoding IMP dehydrogenase, with the translated sequence MALESGKIEYALTFDDVLLLPQYSEIVPSEVQTESHFARGKNLRVPILSAAMDTVTENRIARIMAQLGGLGIIHKNLTIEEQAFEVEKVKKYESGMITDPITLPPNALVSEALELMKKYSISGVPVTVDRKLVGILTNRDLRFETNVNQPISNLMTKEKLVTAPVGTTLLQAKTLLQQHRIEKLPVVGKEGLLMGLITIKDIEKAQNYPQATKDSQGRLFVGAAVGVGSDSFERVGALVKAGADVIVIDTAHGHSKNVLEMVKRVNSTFKDTIIVAGNVVTADGTEALFKAGADVVKVGVGPGSICTTRVVAGVGMPQISAIMECSKIAKKHGKTIIGDGGIKFSGDVTKALALGANSVMIGNLLAGAEESPGETILFQGRTYKLYRGMGSLAAMKKGSKDRYGQMDVAEEDKLVPEGIEGRVPYKGAASAIIHQLVGGLRAGMGYVGATNVSELQERARFVQISSQGLRESHVHDVSILREAPNYRMEN